In Indicator indicator isolate 239-I01 chromosome 20, UM_Iind_1.1, whole genome shotgun sequence, a genomic segment contains:
- the FZD8 gene encoding frizzled-8, whose product MEWSYLLEIASLLAALSLLQRAGCAAASAAAASSSSTKELSCQEITVPLCKGIGYNYTYMPNQFNHDTQDEAGLEVHQFWPLVEIQCSSDLRFFLCSMYTPICLEDYKKPLPPCRSVCERAKAGCAPLMRQYGFAWPDRMRCDRLPEQGSPDTLCMDYNRTDLTTAAPPPAKPPPRGAKPGGPAKAPPAAVPPAEAPRKPRPPPPCEPGCQCRAPMVSVSSERHPLYNRVKTGQIANCALPCHNPYFSPDERAFTAFWIGLWSVLCFLSTFATVSTFLIDMERFKYPERPIIFLAACYLFVSLGYLVRLVAGHEKVACSGGAGAGGAGAGAAGAGGGAAAGAAAAGGRGAAGGAAELQPELAVAEHVRYESTGPALCTVVFLLVYFFGMASSIWWVILSLTWFLAAGMKWGNEAIAGYAQYFHLAAWLLPSVKSIAVLALSSVDGDPVAGICYVGNQSLENLRGFVLAPLLIYLAIGSMFLLAGFVSLFRIRSVIKQQGGPTKTHKLEKLMIRLGLFTVLYTVPAASVVACLFYEQHNRPRWEATHNCPCLRDQQPDQARRPDYAVFMLKYFMCLVVGITSGVWVWSGKTLESWRALCTRCCWASKGAAVAGGTGAGASGQAAIAAAGGLGAGGGGSLYSDVSTGLTWRSGTASSVSYPKQMPLSQV is encoded by the coding sequence ATGGAGTGGAGTTACCTGTTGGAAATCGCCTCGCTGCTCGCcgccctgtccctgctgcagcgCGCTGGCTGCGCCGCCGCCTCGGCCGCCGCTGCGTCGTCCTCTTCGACCAAGGAGCTGTCGTGCCAGGAGATTACCGTGCCCCTGTGCAAAGGCATCGGCTACAACTACACCTATATGCCCAACCAGTTCAACCACGACACGCAGGATGAGGCCGGGCTGGAGGTGCACCAGTTCTGGCCGCTGGTGGAGATCCAGTGCTCCAGCGACCTGCGcttctttctctgcagcatGTACACCCCTATCTGCCTGGAGGACTACAAGAAGCCGCTGCCGCCCTGCCGCAGTGTCTGCGAGCGGGCCAAGGCCGGCTGCGCCCCGCTCATGCGCCAGTACGGCTTCGCTTGGCCCGACAGGATGCGCTGTGACCGCCTCCCCGAGCAGGGCAGCCCAGACACCCTCTGCATGGACTACAACCGGACGGACCTTACCACGGCCGCCCCGCCACCCGCCAAGCCCCCGCCCCGCGGCGCCAAGCCCGGCGGCCCTGCCAAAGCGCCCCCCGCCGCCGTTCCGCCGGCCGAAGCCCCGCGCAAACCGCGGCCGCCGCCGCCCTGCGAGCCGGGCTGCCAGTGCCGGGCGCCCATGGTGTCGGTGTCAAGCGAGCGGCACCCTCTCTACAACCGCGTCAAGACGGGGCAGATCGCCAACTGCGCCCTGCCGTGCCACAATCCCTACTTCAGCCCCGACGAGCGCGCCTTCACCGCCTTCTGGATCGGGCTCTGGTCCGTGCTCTGCTTCCTCTCCACCTTTGCCACCGTCTCCACCTTCCTTATCGACATGGAGCGCTTCAAGTATCCCGAGCGCCCCATCATCTTCCTGGCCGCTTGCTACCTCTTCGTCTCCCTGGGCTACCTGGTGCGCCTGGTGGCGGGACACGAGAAGGTGGCATGCagcggcggggcgggggcgggcggggcgggggccgGGGCTGCGGGGGCCGGCGGCGGCGCGGCTGCGGGGGCGGCGGCAGCGGGGGGGCGCGGCGCGGCGGGCGGGGCGGCCGAGCTGCAGCCGGAGCTGGCGGTGGCCGAGCACGTGCGGTACGAGAGCACAGGCCCGGCACTGTGCACCGTAGTCTTCCTGCTCGTCTACTTTTTCGGCATGGCCAGCTCCATCTGGTGGGTCATCCTCTCCCTCACCTGGTTCCTCGCTGCCGGCATGAAGTGGGGCAATGAAGCCATCGCCGGCTACGCCCAGTATTTCCACCTGGCcgcctggctgctccccagcgTGAAGTCCATCGCGGTGCTGGCTCTCAGTTCAGTGGACGGTGACCCCGTGGCTGGCATCTGCTATGTGGGCAACCAGAGCCTGGAGAACTTGCGGGGCTTCGTGCTGGCACCGCTGCTCATCTACTTGGCCATTGGTTCCATGTTCTTGCTTGCGGGCTTCGTCTCGCTCTTTCGCATCCGCAGCGTCATCAAGCAGCAGGGTGGCCCCACCAAGACccacaagctggagaagttAATGATACGCTTGGGGCTCTTTACTGTGCTCTACACCGTGCCAGCTGCCAGCGTGGTGGCCTGCCTTTTCTATGAGCAGCACAACCGGCCCCGCTGGGAGGCCACGCACAACTGCCCTTGCTTGCGCGACCAGCAGCCCGACCAGGCCCGCCGCCCTGACTATGCTGTCTTCATGCTCAAATACTTCATGTGCCTGGTGGTGGGCATCACCTCTGGTGTCTGGGTCTGGTCTGGCAAGACCCTCGAGTCTTGGAGGGCCCTCTGCACCCgctgctgctgggccagcaaaggtgctgctgtggctgggggcACAGGGGCAGGAGCAAGTGGGCAGGCAGCAATCGCTGCAGCAGGAGGACTtggggctggaggtggtggCTCCCTCTACAGTGATGTCAGCACTGGACTGACATGGAGAtcaggcactgccagctctgtcTCCTACCCCAAGCAGATGCCCCTGTCTCAAGTATAA
- the GJD4 gene encoding gap junction delta-4 protein: MEHWDSLGLMIVTLNYNVTIVGKVWLMLMLLLRVAVVVLAGYPLYQDEQERFVCNTLQPGCSNVCYDLFSPVSHFRFWLIQTVSILLPYAAFSIYVLHKVAMHIVRMHCSVHGCKENEGLSSPEDLKELCRSAVVNRLDCGAHNLSVLNFSGAYTLHLFFRTLLEAAFAAVQYFLFGFLVPERFSCYHSPCTSTVDCYISRPTEKSIMMIFIWGVSSLSFLLSLVDLVCALRRTTARNQKNKLLANLQVEDECILNIPPVQHGSSSPQNQDCPVPNSSQTSDGSCSLLSGEEEEAVLHPEVVSQQTARTNLNSNSTKLCISGEHVVKQDSTEEPLCAGGHQVTTCRQVRPRFQQDSIKDTALTLRPQIKSHLGVSSSLVQSKLLGYYPSAELKNPDAQSNYSSTSCLRSKKSEWV; this comes from the exons ATGGAGCACTGGGACTCGCTGGGACTTATGATTGTCACACTCAACTATAATGTGACTATTGTAG GGAAGGTCTGGCTAATGTTAATGCTCCTGCTGCGAGTGGCAGTGGTAGTGCTAGCAGGCTATCCACTCTACCAAGATGAGCAGGAGCGCTTTGTCTGCAACACCCTGCAACCAGGCTGCTCCAACGTTTGCTATGACTTGTTCTCTCCTGTATCTCACTTTAGATTCTGGCTCATTCAGACTGTGTCTATCCTGCTACCTTATGCTGCATTCAGCATTTATGTTTTGCACAAGGTAGCTATGCACATTGTAAGAATGCACTGTTCAGTGCATGGATGCAAAGAGAATGAGGGTTTGTCAAGCCCAGAAGACCTGAAAGAGCTCTGTAGAAGTGCTGTGGTCAATAGATTAGATTGTGGTGCACACAACCTAAGTGTACTGAATTTTTCTGGAGCATATACCCTTCACCTCTTTTTTAGGACACTGCTTGAAGCTGCCTTTGCAGCTGTGCAATATTTCCTTTTTGGATTTCTTGTTCCCGAGCGCTTTTCCTGCTATCATTCCCCTTGCACCAGCACAGTTGACTGTTACATTTCTCGGCCCACTGAGAAATCCATCATGATGATTTTTATCTGGGGGGTCAGCAGTCTATCCTTTCTGCTTAGCCTGGTTGATCTTGTCTGTGCTCTCCGGAGAACGACAGCAAGAAACCAAAAGAACAAGCTGCTGGCAAACCTCCAGGTAGAGGATGAGTGCATTTTAAATATTCCTCCAGTGCAGCATGGTAGCTCTTCACCTCAAAATCAAGACTGTCCAGTaccaaacagcagccagaccagTGATGGCTCCTGCTCACTTCTctctggagaggaagaagaggctgtCCTTCATCCTGAAGTGGTGTCTCAGCAAACTGCCAGAACTAACCTTAACAGCAACAGCACTAAGCTCTGTATATCAGGGGAACATGTTGTTAAGCAGGATAGCACTGAGGAACCCTTGTGTGCTGGTGGCCACCAGGTGACTACATGCAGGCAAGTGAGACCCAGATTTCAGCAAGACTCCATTAAAGATACTGCCCTGACTTTGAGACCTCAGATCAAGTCTCACCTTGGAGTTTCTTCCTCTCTAGTTCAGAGCAAGCTCTTAGGCTATTATCCTTCAGCTGAACTGAAAAACCCTGATGCACAATCAAACTATAGCAGTACTAGTTGCTTGAGGTCAAAAAAGTCAGAATGGGTATAG